A genomic region of Papaver somniferum cultivar HN1 chromosome 7, ASM357369v1, whole genome shotgun sequence contains the following coding sequences:
- the LOC113295673 gene encoding uncharacterized protein LOC113295673 produces MIGEDYSENLFNSLGFDHYKDILAIRRSGGCVVLWRNEINLEVVRADKNVIHCQIRPVYGMDWDLLCVYGPPQGNLRNKFWKSLSSYTAQLNNPWCLVGDLNAINSIKEKKGGRHSMSNVNSEFRNFLQDRALIDMGYTGPAFTWSNGATVEKPIFERLDRTVCNTDWFFMFPDNGVLHLPRIRSDHAPILVNIHKTKKRRRKHANKFEYHWTEHPGYKDVVHNAWTGRQQDTVNKILEVGRKLNEWSRKTFGNIFRATEECKEKLLKVQMEVHVRDTRIEEKLICEEIEKLNVMQQKYYEQRSKVQWIPQMDKNTKAFHLSVMQRKKKNQIDALKLPDGIWVTEEKDIIHYLVDHFLMSAK; encoded by the coding sequence ATGATTGGTGAGGATTACTCTGAAAATCTCTTTAATtctcttggttttgatcattacaAAGATATTCTAGCAATAAGAAGAAGTGGTGGTTGTGTGGTGCtatggagaaatgaaatcaattTAGAAGTGGTAAGAGCTGATAAAAATGTTATTCATTGTCAAATTCGGCCTGTGTATGGAATGGATTGGGATTTACTATGTGTTTATGGTCCTCCTCAGGGTAATTTGAGAAACAAGTTTTGGAAGAGTCTATCAAGTTATACTGCTCAGTTGAATAATCCATGGTGCTTAGTAGGTGATCTTAATGCTATAAACtctatcaaagaaaagaaaggggGAAGACACAGTATGAGTAATGTGAATTCTGAATTTAGAAACTTCTTGCAAGATAGAGCTTTGATAGACATGGGTTATACAGGACCTGCTTTCACTTGGTCAAATGGTGCTACTGTGGAAAAGCCAATTTTTGAGAGACTTGACAGAACAGTGTGTAATACTGATTGGTTTTTCATGTTTCCAGATAATGGGGTACTCCATTTACCAAGAATCAGAAGTGATCATGCGCCAATTTTAGTAAATAttcacaaaaccaaaaagaggagGAGAAAACATGCAAACAAGTTTGAGTATCACTGGACAGAACACCCTGGTTATAAAGATGTAGTTCATAATGCCTGGACTGGAAGGCAACAAGACACTGTAAACAAGATTCTTGAAGTGGGTCGAAAGTTGAATGAGTGGAGTAGAAAGACTTTTGGTAACATCTTCAGAGCCACTGAAGAGTGCAAAGAAAAACTTCTGAAGGTGCAAATGGAGGTACATGTTAGAGATACCAGAATTGAAGAGAAGCTAATTTGTGAGGAGATAGAGAAGCTTAATGTTATGCAACAGAAATACTATGAACAGAGAAGCAAGGTTCAATGGATACCACAGATGGACAAAAATACAAAAGCTTTTCACCTATCTGTGAtgcaaaggaagaagaaaaatcagatAGATGCTCTCAAGTTGCCTGATGGCATATGGGTGACAGAAGAAAAGGATATTATTCATTACTTGGTGGACCACttcctgatgagtgccaaataa